Genomic segment of Desulfolucanica intricata:
AATTACTGAAACCAGAGTCGATTCCCGCTTCGGAATACTTGTATCGGATGATACTCACCCGAATACTTTACTGGTATTGGGACACTTAAATCATGTTGTAAAACGGGCTGTTGAAGAGGGCCTGGATCCCATCCGGGCCATCCAGATGGTAACCATTAATACGGCCCAGTGCTTTGGCTTGGACCACGAACTAGGCAGCATCACCCCGGGCCGGTGTGCCGATATTCTATTGATCAAAGACCTGGCAGCTATGAAGGTTAATAAGGTAATTATTAACGGAGAAACGGTGGCCGAAGAAGGGAAAATGCTAATAGATCTGCCTGCTTTTGAATACCCGGAGTTTGCCAAAAACTCTGTGCATTTAAAAAAATCACTAAAACCTGAGGATTTTATAATCACTTCCCCACCGGGTTCGCAGAAAGTTACAGCCAGAGTAATTGAGATAATCGAGGCACGTGTCGGTACCTTGCAGCGGCAGCTTGAGTTACCGGTATCGGACAGACAGATTCACGCCTCCGTGGAGCATGATGTTGCTAAACTAATGTGTTTGGAGCGTCACGGGGGACCGGGCACGGCGGGTCTTGGATTGGTCAAAGGTTTTCAACTAAAGGGAGGAGCGGTGGCCTCCACTGTTGCCCATGACAGTCATAATCTCTTAATCATGGGAATGAATGACCGGGATATGGCCCTGGCCGGAAACACTTTGGCCGGCTGCGGGGGAGGTATGGTGGTAGTAAGGGACGGCAAAATCCTTGCTCTGCTTCCCCTACCGATAGCCGGACTTATGTCCGACCGGCCGGTAGAATCAGTTGCCGAGCAGGTACGGGCCCTGGACAAGGCATGGAAGGAGATCGGCTGCCCGCTGGTTTCACCGTTCATGACAATGGCTCTGTTGTCACTACCGGTATTACCCGAGCTAAGGTTAACAAACCGGGGACTAGTGGATACTATTAATTTTACTTTTGTTGATCTTGTGGTTTAGTCCTCATAGCCCCGGAAACGATCATTATAGAAATTATTCTCTTCCAAATCATCTTCCGGAAATACCACATGGAAATTATTGGGTGAAATTACCAGATTGATAATTACGCTACCGCTTTCTCCGGCAACTCTCTTTTGTCCATCTTTAGCACCTCGCTGCTCCGAGGGTTCATTTTTCCTTTGGGGCTCTCCTATAATCTGATCGGTTTTTAGGGTAATCACAATAGTGGCAATAAATAATACAATGGAAACAACCAGTAATATTATCGCTAAAGTCTCGATTATTAGTTCCTCCTTTATTATCTTATATACTAATTATTACCACCGGGTGATAAACTATTCATTAACAAATAAGAAAGGATACCAAACAGCCGGTTCTCGATTAATCACAAGGAGAGCCGGCTTAATATCTTATTTACATTTATAAACAAAAGTGATATCATAATTATATCCCGGGGATATTACAAGTAAAGGGGGATGTTTATGAAAGAAAAAAGGGCGTGGAAAATCAACGGGTTCCTGGGTATTTTGTTGATCCTTGCTTTTTTGGGCGGAGCAGTTTACAGCTTTATAAACGGAAGTTACATTGCTAGTATTATATTAATTTTACCAACTCTACTTCTCTCGACCGGAATTATTATTGTTCAACCTAACCAGGCTAAAGTATTAACTTTTTTCGGGCGGTACATGGGGAGTATCCGAGAAAGCGGTATTTGGTTAACAATTCCGTTTACGGCCCGTAAAAAAGTTTCTTTACGAGTTCGTAACTTTAACAGCAAAACTTTAAAAGTTAATGATGTGGATGCTAATCCGATTGAGATAGCTGCCGTTGTTGTATTTAAAGTTGTCGACTCGGCCAAAGCAGTGTTTGATGTTGATAATTACGAGGAGTTTGTTGAAATTCAAAGTGAGGCTGCTTTGCGTCATGTAGCAACCCAATATCCTTATGATAATTTTGAGCAAACCGG
This window contains:
- the ade gene encoding adenine deaminase, producing MENHVKGKPLWALTAKLSFAAQGKLKADTVIKGGKLVNVITAEIIPEVDVAIKYGRIVLVGKADHTIGTETKIIDARDYYLVPGFLDGHIHVESSMVSLSEFSRAVIPNGTTAIFMDPHEIANVLGVEGVKLMMREGEHLPLKVYTTMPSCVPAAPGFEDAGAKFGAEEIKESMQWPGVIGLGEMMNFPGVLAGDAEVHRELMATLEAGKVITGHYSIPETEIGLQAYIAAGIRSDHESTHPEDALAKMRLGMYAKLREGSAWHDVKATIKAITETRVDSRFGILVSDDTHPNTLLVLGHLNHVVKRAVEEGLDPIRAIQMVTINTAQCFGLDHELGSITPGRCADILLIKDLAAMKVNKVIINGETVAEEGKMLIDLPAFEYPEFAKNSVHLKKSLKPEDFIITSPPGSQKVTARVIEIIEARVGTLQRQLELPVSDRQIHASVEHDVAKLMCLERHGGPGTAGLGLVKGFQLKGGAVASTVAHDSHNLLIMGMNDRDMALAGNTLAGCGGGMVVVRDGKILALLPLPIAGLMSDRPVESVAEQVRALDKAWKEIGCPLVSPFMTMALLSLPVLPELRLTNRGLVDTINFTFVDLVV
- a CDS encoding SPFH domain-containing protein; this encodes MKEKRAWKINGFLGILLILAFLGGAVYSFINGSYIASIILILPTLLLSTGIIIVQPNQAKVLTFFGRYMGSIRESGIWLTIPFTARKKVSLRVRNFNSKTLKVNDVDANPIEIAAVVVFKVVDSAKAVFDVDNYEEFVEIQSEAALRHVATQYPYDNFEQTGYSLRGNTEEVAAELGRELQTRLSLAGVEVAEARLTHLAYATEIASAMLQRQQAAAIVAARQKIVEGAVGMAQMAIEMLLREGIVELDEERKVNMINNLMVAIVSDKGAQPVINTGSLY